Proteins from one Mercurialis annua linkage group LG7, ddMerAnnu1.2, whole genome shotgun sequence genomic window:
- the LOC126657650 gene encoding ribose-phosphate pyrophosphokinase 4, protein MAANSPLKTPLNTTIPAAAAKIPKLSYFLPAINNSPSPSKSKILTVSCDSSSNNQNLGFTFLSGGADHILQSSSLSLPSSVSMAAASASDSSLKTMKRVCLFYCDETKPLAERVAAESDAIELRSITWRKFEDGFPNLFIPNAQAIRGQHVAFLASFSSPKVIFEQLSIIYALPKLFISSFTLVLPFFPTGTSERMEDEGDVATAFTLARILSNIPTSRGGPTSLVIFDIHALQERFYFGDNILPFFESGIPLLLNRLQQLPDSDNIAIAFPDDGAWKRFHNQLQHFPTIVCTKVREGNQRIVRIKEGDPRGKHVVIVDDLVQSGGTLIECQKVLANHGATRISAYVTHGIFPNRSWERFEFDNGGYPGNGLTYFWITDSCPSTVREVMNKPPFEVLSLASSIATALQI, encoded by the exons ATGGCGGCCAATTCGCCGCTCAAAACCCCTTTAAACACCACCATACCCGCCGCCGCCGCCAAAATTCCAAAACTTTCATATTTTCTTCCGGCAATTAACAACAGCCCGTCACCATCAAAATCCAAAATTCTGACAGTTTCTTGCGACAGTAGTAGTAATAATCAGAATTTAggattcacatttttatcagGCGGAGCTGATCACATTTTACAAAGCTCGTCTCTTTCACTTCCGTCGTCGGTTTCTATGGCGGCCGCTTCAGCATCGGATTCGTCGTTGAAAACCATGAAACGGGTCTGTCTTTTTTACTGCGACGAGACTAAACCCTTAGCAGAGCGTGTCGCTGCTGAATCCGACGCAATTGAGCTCCGGTCAATCACATGGAG GAAATTTGAAGATGGATTTCCTAATTTGTTCATACCAAATGCACAAGCAATTCGAGGGCAACATGTAGCGTTTCTGGCGTCATTTAGTTCACCAAAAGTGATATTTGAGCAACTTTCAATAATTTATGCATTGCCCAAATTGTTTATATCTTCTTTCACTTTAGTCCTTCCTTTTTTTCCTACTGGTACTTCTGAGCGTATGGAGGACGAAGGAGATGTTGCTACTGCTTTTACTCTTGCAAGGATTTTATCAAACATACCCACTTCAAGAGGAGGACCTACCAGTTTAGTCATTTTTGATATTCATGCCTTGCAG GAAAGATTCTATTTTGGTGATAATATATTGCCCTTCTTTGAGAGTGGCATACCTCTGCTTCTAAATCGGCTTCAGCAACTTCCTGATTCTGATAAT ATAGCAATAGCTTTTCCTGATGATGGTGCATGGAAAAGATTCCATAACCAGCTGCAGCATTTTCCCACG ATTGTATGCACTAAAGTTCGGGAAGGTAACCAAAGAATTGTGCGTATCAAGGAGGGGGACCCTCGAGGAAAACATGTTGTGATTGTTGATGATTTAGTTCAATCAGGCGGCACACTAATTGAATGCCAG AAAGTATTAGCTAATCATGGAGCAACAAGAATAAGTGCTTATGTCACTCATGGAATTTTTCCTAATAGGTCATGGGAACGCTTTGAATTTGATAATGGAG GCTATCCAGGGAATGGACTGACCTACTTCTGGATCACAGATTCTTGTCCATCAACAGTGAGAGAGGTGATGAACAAACCACCATTTGAAGTTCTTAGCCTTGCCAGTTCCATAGCAACTGCACTCCAGATCTAA
- the LOC126654726 gene encoding protein POOR HOMOLOGOUS SYNAPSIS 1-like, whose protein sequence is MAATDCLALILSEPSNVEKSVTEKLWQVSFSRFLLYPSLPSTCPSLLPLPHTRYYRPSRGTWISSRSPSASLLLHHRPSSASDSILTVCFHGQIMEEHYVSKLQFAWPQVSCLSGYPPRGSRSVFISYKDSDDEIQQFAVRFSEIAEAETFINALKDIFQHPTGIEPLISDIRSDIPSESMFRSADRISARTCEEESSVMTPVQTSYYQPEITFDLNCEVEKDSHTNEEETSVLPPVQTSYYQPEISFNLNCEVEKDSHTNEETLPNNNYEDICSALPPSFASFLSNCCSDVQQVAIQSSSAEDVDLKSQIARCMEDSSFQDMLMKVEKVIAELGDEMML, encoded by the exons ATGGCAGCAACAGATTGTTTGGCACTCATACTAAGCGAACCTTCCAACGTAGAGAAATCAGTTACAGAAAAGCTATGGCAAGTCTCCTTCTCTCGCTTCCTGCTCTATCCTTCGCTCCCTTCCACGTGTCCTTCCCTCCTTCCTCTTCCTCACACTCGCTATTACCGCCCTTCCCGCGGCACCTGGATTTCCTCTCGTTCTCCGTCCGCCTCTCTCCTTCTCCATCACCGTCCATCATCCGCCTCCGATTCAATCCTCACCGTCTGTTTCCACGGCCAGATCATG GAAGAGCACTATGTTTCAAAGCTGCAATTCGCTTGGCCACAGGTGTCTTGTCTCTCTGGATATCCTCCTAGAGGTAGCAGATCTGTTTTCATAAGTTATAAAGACTCTGATGATGAG ATTCAGCAGTTTGCCGTGCGATTTTCAGAGATTGCTGAAGCAGAGACCTTCATAAATGCTTTGAAG GATATCTTTCAGCATCCTACTGGAATTGAACCTCTGATTAGTGACATTCGATCTGATATTCCATCGGAATCTATGTTCAGGTCTGCTGATCGAATTTCAGCTAG AACTTGTGAAGAGGAATCAAGTGTTATGACTCCTGTTCAAACCTCTTATTACCAACCTGAAATCACATTCGACTTGAACTGTGAAGTTGAGAAAGACTCGCATACTAATGAGGAGGAAACAAGTGTCTTGCCTCCCGTTCAAACCTCTTATTACCAACCCGAAATCTCATTCAATTTGAACTGTGAAGTTGAGAAAGACTCGCATACTAATGAGGAGACATTGCCGAATAACAACTATGAAGACATTTGTTCCGCTTTGCCTCCCAGCTTTGCTTCATTCTTGAGCAACTGCTGTTCTGATGTCCAACAAG TTGCAATTCAGTCAAGTTCAGCTGAGGATGTTGATCTCAaatctcaaattgcg AGATGCATGGAAGATTCCTCTTTCCAAG ATATGTTGATGAAAGTGGAGAAAGTTATTGCTGAACTTGGAGATGAAATGATGCTGTAA
- the LOC126656358 gene encoding uncharacterized protein LOC126656358, with translation MRALLNPQPSSISIRLTDSNTLAHSKHPSSLRFNQRRSLGRKNLRLSVKSATLDSAILDQLGISESDIKNPAVSSSYRSSDLPKPNQTLLDAQARVCTGPTQTRPLNEEQALKVLDTILKSARGELKDEEEVSKAQLGAFFAGMTIRANVFPEATQWSEGEKRAMGKFWPLLVRVLPPDVIFIADPEGSLMGFGSSIGPHFVGNSTCEMRLVGALREILAGGHLGYEEVQGVLKEVLPLNNDNSGGVSESLLSAFLIGQRMNRETDRELKAYCLAFDDELGSAPIADIRSLTHYGEPYDGNTRFFRSTLFVAAVRSCYGESSLLHGVEWMSPKGGITEEQMLKFMGANTSLTPLQAKGLLEDEEVGFAYLSLREACPSLYSLIGLREHIKKRPPLATTEKVQQYVRAQGKESIVAGFYHEGYEEPLLMLMKRRGVHSGLVIKGEEGALSMTTRLRSANASKGLPVNYCSGFRSLSMASAFEVDGVSRESFSMEVNAKDYGFEPTDTPRTDRSISKNIELGLAALNGQRGPAYDRIVLNAGMVDHLLGSDGAEDIPTALDRAREAIDSGKALKKLLNYIKVSHKVK, from the exons ATGAGAGCTCTTCTCAATCCACAACCTTCTTCAATCTCAATCCGACTCACCGATTCCAACACACTCGCCCACTCAAAACATCCTTCTTCTTTACGCTTCAATCAACGCCGATCGCTTGGCCGGAAAAATCTACGTTTATCTGTAAAATCTGCTACTCTGGACTCGGCAATACTCGATCAGCTAGGGATTTCAGAATCCGATATCAAGAACCCGGCAGTTTCGTCTTCTTATCGGAGCTCTGACTTACCCAAACCTAATCAAACTCTGTTAGATGCTCAAGCTAGGGTTTGCACCGGACCAACTCAAACCAGGCCTCTCAATGAAGAACAGGCCTTAAAAGTTCTTgatacaattttaaaatcag CTAGGGGAGAGCTTAAAGATGAAGAGGAAGTGTCCAAAGCGCAGCTCGGGGCGTTTTTCGCGGGGATGACGATACGTGCGAATGTGTTTCCGGAAGCAACTCAATGGAGTGAAGGGGAGAAGAGAGCGATGGGTAAGTTTTGGCCCTTACTTGTTCGTGTTTTACCGCCTGATGTGATCTTCATTGCGGATCCTGAAGGGTCGCTTATGGGATTTGGTAGCTCGATTGGGCCTCACTTTGTTGGGAACTCTACTTGTGAAATGAGATTGGTTGGTGCTCTTAGAGAGATTTTGGCTGGGGGTCATCTTGGTTATGAGGAGGTTCAAGGTGTTTTGAAGGAGGTTCTTCCTTTAAATAATGATAATTCCGGAGGAGTTAGTGAGTCTTTGCTTTCGGCTTTTTTAATTGGTCAACGTATGAACAGGGAAACTGATCGTGAATTGAAAGCTTATTGCCTTGCATTTGATGATGAGCTTG GTTCTGCTCCAATTGCTGATATTAGATCGTTGACTCATTATGGTGAACCTTATGATGGAAATACACGTTTCTTCAGAAGCACATTGTTTGTTGCTGCAGTTAGATCCTGTTATGGTGAATCATCATTGCTTCATGGTGTTGAATGGATGTCACCGAAG GGGGGCATAACTGAGGAACAGATGCTGAAGTTTATGGGAGCTAATACGAGTTTGACCCCTTTGCAAGCTAAAGGACTTCTTGAG GATGAGGAGGTTGGTTTTGCATACTTAAGTCTGCGAGAAGCCTGCCCATCTCT ATATTCGTTAATTGGGTTGAGAGAGCACATAAAGAAACGTCCACCACTTGCAACAACTGAAAAGGTTCAGCAATATGTGAGG GCTCAGGGGAAGGAATCAATTGTTGCTGGCTTTTATCATGAAGGTTATGAGGAGCCTCTTCTAATGCTCATGAAAAGAAGAGGTGTTCATTCTGGTTTGGTGATCAAG GGTGAGGAAGGGGCCCTCTCAATGACGACAAGGTTGCGCTCTGCAAATGCATCAAAAGGGCTTCCAGTGAACTACTGTTCAGGGTTCCGTTCCTTGAGCATGGCATCTGCTTTTGAAGTTGATG GGGTGTCACGCGAGAGTTTCAGTATGGAGGTTAATGCAAAAGACTATGGTTTTGAACCTACCGATACACCAAGAACTGATAGATCC ATCTCCAAAAATATTGAGTTGGGTTTGGCAGCTCTTAATGGGCAAAGAGGTCCAGCATATGATCGAATTGTTTTAAATGCTGGAATGGTGGATCACTTGCTCGGTTCTGATGGTGCGGAAGATATCCCTACTGCTCTGGATAGAGCAAGAGAGGCTATTGACAGTGGCAAAGCTCTTAAGAAGTTGCTAAATTACATCAAAGTTTCTCACAAAGTAAAGTAA
- the LOC126657304 gene encoding uncharacterized protein LOC126657304 codes for MSSNHNLLHSFIISSFLLLLTLLVQILAFNDPNLHPFTCSEHLNKCNASLYHINKGLLIEQIASFYSVNVTQIAPIQNADKQDYLVTVPCSCATVNGTKAYFYDTIYTVKENDTFLSVSDRVYSGQAWEIGNENITFVTGNKVAVHLLCGCVESESQIVVTFTVQLHDTISNIATRLSSTTTGILNMNSFLNNEDVIFPDWVLFVPKEINGIPPPKTALHRLVDEDCLA; via the exons ATGTCTTCTAATCATAATCTCCTACACAGTTTCATAATCTCTTCATTTCTATTGTTATTAACCTTACTAGTTCAAATTTTAGCCTTCAATGACCCGAACTTGCACCCTTTTACCTGCTCCGAACATCTCAACAAATGCAATGCATCGTTATATCATATCAACAAAGGTCTACTAATCGAGCAAATCGCTTCTTTTTACTCTGTAAACGTCACCCAAATCGCTCCGATCCAAAACGCAGACAAACAAGACTACCTAGTAACAGTTCCATGTTCATGTGCTACTGTCAATGGAACCAAAGCTTACTTCTACGATACAATCTACACAGTCAAAGAAAACGATACGTTTCTTAGCGTTTCGGATCGGGTTTATAGCGGTCAAGCTTGGGAAATTGGAAATGaaaatattacatttgttaCAGGAAATAAAGTGGCTGTGCATCTTTTGTGCGGTTGTGTAGAAAGTGAGTCGCAAATTGTGGTGACTTTTACTGTTCAGCTACACGATACTATATCTAATATTGCTACCAGATTATCATCTACTACAACTGGTATATTGAATATGAACAGTTTTCTGAATAATGAAGATGTTATATTTCCTGATTGGGTTCTGTTTGTGCCTAAGGAGATCAATGGTATTCCACCTCCTAAGACAG CCCTCCACCGTCTAGTTGATGAAGATTGTTTAGCCTGA